A stretch of Labrys wisconsinensis DNA encodes these proteins:
- a CDS encoding DeoR/GlpR family DNA-binding transcription regulator: protein MPISASPPPQSPEERQAAILARIEREGRVSATALAAEFGVSEDSIRRDLRDLAEGGLIQRVHGGAIRRSTLPAAFGDRLVRRPVEKSALAAAALGLLRPGATVLLDQSTTTLALAHLLPAGADLTVVTATPEIALAALGRGVTEVIMLGGRLDPVSRAVAGPAVLAAIGQIHYDLCVLGACGIDIALGITAQDHDDACLKRAMVAASAAVTALITADKFDTASPFRVAPLSRLDRLVAEAHTPPDTLARYAAAGVDLLLA, encoded by the coding sequence ATGCCCATATCTGCATCGCCCCCGCCGCAGTCGCCCGAGGAGAGGCAGGCCGCGATCCTCGCCCGGATCGAGCGCGAGGGACGCGTCTCGGCCACGGCGCTGGCGGCCGAGTTCGGCGTGTCCGAGGACAGCATCCGGCGCGACCTGCGCGATCTCGCCGAGGGCGGCCTGATCCAGCGCGTCCATGGCGGCGCCATCCGCCGCTCCACCCTGCCGGCCGCCTTCGGCGACCGGCTCGTCCGGCGGCCGGTGGAGAAGTCGGCGCTCGCGGCGGCGGCTCTCGGCCTGCTGCGGCCGGGCGCCACGGTGCTGCTGGACCAGAGCACCACCACGCTGGCGCTGGCGCATCTGCTCCCGGCCGGCGCGGACCTCACCGTCGTCACCGCCACGCCGGAGATCGCGCTTGCGGCGCTCGGCCGCGGCGTGACGGAGGTGATCATGCTCGGCGGCCGCCTCGATCCGGTCAGCCGTGCCGTCGCCGGCCCTGCCGTGCTGGCGGCGATCGGGCAGATCCACTACGACCTGTGCGTCCTCGGCGCCTGCGGCATCGACATCGCGCTCGGCATCACCGCGCAGGATCATGACGATGCCTGCCTGAAGCGAGCCATGGTCGCCGCCTCCGCCGCCGTGACGGCGCTGATCACCGCCGACAAGTTCGACACCGCCTCGCCCTTCCGCGTGGCGCCCCTCTCGCGCCTCGACCGCCTGGTCGCCGAAGCGCACACCCCGCCCGACACGCTGGCGCGCTATGCCGCGGCCGGTGTCGACCTCCTCCTCGCCTGA
- a CDS encoding helicase-related protein has protein sequence MPSVLPPPMRARGVTAVLGPTNTGKTHLAIERMLGHGAGLIGLPLRLLAREVYNKIVERVGAEKVALVTGEEKIKPDNARYWVATAEAMPRDLDLPFVALDEIQIAADLERGHVFTERLLNRRGSAETLLLGAATMRPIVEKLIPGVNVVSRPRLSNLLFAGEKKLTRLPRRTAIVAFSSEEVYAIAELIRRQRGGAAVVLGALSPRTRNAQVAMYQNGDVDYMVATDAIGMGLNLDVDHVAFAGDRKFDGYQFRRLTPGEFGQIAGRAGRHVRDGTFGTTGRCDGFEQDLVEAIESHSFDSVKVLQWRNPSLDFSTVASLQESLGRAPDEAGLTRAPDADDIRALSIAARDEKIRAMAHGAAAVERLWEMAQVPDYRKISPHAHADLVTSLYGFLMRDGKVPDDWFARQVAFSDRTDGDIDTLSTRIAHIRTWTFAANRPDWLKDPAHWQGVTRAVEDKLSDALHERLAQRFVDRRTSVLMRRLRENVMLETEITKTGDVIVEGQHVGTLQGFQFAPDPSAGDGESGRALRAAAAKALAGEIEARSQKFSQAPDTEFALAIDGTIRWVGEPVAKLAGSDKTLAPRIRLLADEQLTGPARDAVQTRLEIWIGNHMARLLGPLLLLDKAEDLQGLAKGIAFQLVEALGVLDRSRVAEDLKQLDQDQRASLRKHGVRFGAYHIYLPALMKPAPRTLAVQLWALNHGGLEQKGLDEIPHLAASGRTSIPADHGIDKTLYRLIGYRVCGERAVRVDILERLADIIRPAIAYRPGVTVGEPPAGTADGDAFVATVQMTSLVGCSGEDFASILRGLGYRSEKRKGQAITQPIRLPAPTVPVTPMVAAPEAAAPVEAPAAGEEDALPAEATEGAETAEAPADATAPEAAELPVETEAETAVEVEAEIAAEAEGESPAAPAELPATDAVESVAEAEPEAPAPVAEAQPAEPAPAADANVAVSAAEPAETPSEATVAPEAVAAPEEPAEPVLESPAEPVPDVEIEIWRPVRFDRHQRPQHGRGAAGERRERFHNRPQGQRPDGRFQGERPQGERPQGERPQGERPQGERQGERQQAERGPGDRLQAERPAGARRGLAAAAASDIAARPEERRDDERGRRFDRQRDRQGAERRDGGAGREEKRPPETRNGKQGGRPDWNRDDRGPRRDRERDQDRAPRNWSTEPRPSRENRQPDPNSPFAKLLALKEQMQKSGKES, from the coding sequence ATGCCTTCAGTGCTTCCCCCGCCGATGCGCGCGCGCGGCGTGACGGCGGTTCTCGGACCGACCAACACCGGCAAGACCCATCTCGCCATCGAGCGCATGCTCGGCCACGGCGCCGGCCTGATCGGCCTGCCGCTGCGCCTGCTCGCCCGCGAGGTCTACAACAAGATCGTCGAGCGGGTCGGCGCGGAGAAGGTGGCGCTGGTCACCGGCGAGGAGAAGATCAAGCCGGACAACGCCCGCTACTGGGTGGCGACGGCGGAGGCCATGCCGCGCGACCTCGATCTGCCGTTCGTGGCGCTCGACGAGATCCAGATCGCCGCGGACCTCGAGCGTGGCCACGTCTTCACCGAGCGGCTGCTCAACCGGCGCGGCTCGGCGGAGACGCTGCTGCTCGGCGCCGCGACGATGCGGCCGATCGTCGAGAAGCTGATCCCCGGCGTCAACGTGGTGTCGCGGCCGCGCCTGTCCAACCTCCTGTTCGCCGGGGAGAAGAAGCTCACCCGCCTGCCGCGCCGCACCGCCATCGTCGCCTTCTCGTCCGAGGAGGTCTACGCCATCGCCGAGCTGATCCGTCGCCAGCGCGGCGGCGCGGCCGTGGTGCTGGGCGCGCTGAGCCCGCGCACCCGCAACGCCCAGGTGGCGATGTACCAGAACGGCGACGTCGACTACATGGTGGCCACCGACGCCATCGGCATGGGCCTCAACCTCGACGTCGACCATGTCGCCTTCGCCGGCGACCGCAAGTTCGACGGCTACCAGTTCCGCCGCCTGACCCCGGGCGAGTTCGGCCAGATCGCCGGCCGGGCCGGCCGCCATGTCCGCGACGGCACCTTCGGCACCACCGGGCGCTGCGACGGCTTCGAGCAGGACCTGGTCGAGGCGATCGAGAGCCACAGCTTCGACAGCGTCAAGGTGTTGCAATGGCGCAACCCTTCGCTGGATTTCTCGACCGTGGCCTCGCTGCAGGAGAGCCTCGGGCGGGCCCCGGACGAGGCCGGCCTCACCCGCGCACCCGACGCCGACGACATCCGTGCCCTGTCGATCGCCGCGCGAGACGAGAAGATCCGGGCCATGGCCCACGGCGCGGCGGCGGTCGAGCGGTTGTGGGAGATGGCGCAGGTCCCGGATTACCGGAAAATTTCTCCGCACGCGCATGCCGATCTCGTCACGAGCCTCTATGGTTTTTTGATGCGGGACGGTAAGGTCCCCGACGATTGGTTCGCGCGGCAGGTGGCCTTCTCGGACCGGACGGACGGTGACATCGACACGCTGTCGACGCGCATCGCCCATATCCGGACGTGGACCTTCGCGGCGAACCGGCCGGACTGGCTGAAGGACCCTGCCCATTGGCAAGGCGTGACGCGTGCCGTCGAGGACAAGCTCTCCGACGCACTGCATGAGCGGCTTGCCCAACGCTTTGTCGACCGTCGCACCAGCGTGCTGATGCGGCGTCTTAGAGAAAATGTCATGCTCGAGACTGAAATCACCAAGACCGGCGATGTGATTGTCGAAGGTCAGCATGTCGGGACGCTGCAGGGCTTCCAGTTCGCCCCGGACCCCAGCGCCGGCGACGGCGAGAGCGGCCGCGCCTTGCGCGCCGCCGCCGCCAAGGCGCTGGCCGGCGAGATCGAGGCTCGGTCGCAGAAGTTCTCCCAGGCGCCGGACACCGAATTCGCCCTCGCCATCGACGGCACCATTCGCTGGGTCGGCGAGCCGGTGGCCAAGCTCGCGGGCTCCGACAAGACCCTCGCGCCCCGCATCCGCCTGCTCGCGGACGAGCAGCTGACCGGCCCGGCGCGCGATGCGGTGCAGACCCGCCTGGAGATCTGGATCGGCAACCACATGGCCCGCCTGCTCGGGCCGCTGCTGCTGCTCGACAAGGCGGAGGACCTGCAGGGCCTGGCCAAGGGCATCGCCTTCCAGCTGGTCGAGGCGCTCGGCGTGCTCGACCGCTCGAGGGTCGCCGAGGACCTCAAGCAGCTCGACCAGGACCAGCGTGCCTCGCTGCGCAAGCATGGCGTGCGCTTTGGCGCCTACCACATCTACCTGCCGGCCCTGATGAAGCCGGCGCCGCGCACCCTGGCGGTGCAGCTCTGGGCCCTCAACCATGGCGGCCTGGAGCAGAAGGGCCTGGACGAGATTCCGCATCTCGCCGCGTCCGGCCGCACCTCGATTCCGGCCGACCACGGGATCGACAAGACGCTCTACCGCCTGATCGGCTACCGCGTCTGCGGCGAGCGCGCGGTGCGCGTCGACATCCTGGAGCGCCTCGCCGACATCATCCGGCCGGCGATCGCCTATCGCCCCGGCGTCACCGTCGGCGAGCCGCCGGCGGGCACCGCCGACGGTGACGCCTTCGTCGCCACGGTGCAGATGACCTCGCTGGTCGGCTGCTCGGGCGAGGACTTCGCCTCGATCCTGCGCGGCCTCGGCTATCGCTCGGAAAAGCGCAAGGGCCAGGCGATCACCCAGCCCATCCGCCTGCCGGCGCCGACCGTGCCGGTGACGCCGATGGTGGCGGCACCCGAGGCCGCGGCACCGGTCGAGGCGCCGGCCGCGGGCGAGGAGGATGCGCTGCCGGCGGAAGCGACGGAAGGCGCCGAAACGGCCGAGGCGCCCGCCGATGCGACCGCGCCCGAAGCCGCCGAGCTTCCGGTCGAGACAGAGGCGGAGACCGCTGTCGAGGTAGAGGCAGAGATCGCGGCCGAGGCAGAAGGCGAGAGTCCGGCCGCACCGGCAGAGCTTCCGGCCACGGATGCGGTGGAATCCGTCGCCGAAGCCGAGCCTGAAGCACCGGCGCCGGTTGCCGAGGCGCAGCCGGCCGAGCCCGCGCCCGCTGCCGACGCGAATGTCGCCGTTTCCGCGGCGGAGCCCGCCGAGACCCCCAGCGAGGCCACGGTCGCGCCCGAGGCCGTTGCGGCGCCGGAGGAACCGGCCGAGCCCGTGCTGGAGAGCCCGGCCGAGCCGGTGCCGGACGTCGAGATTGAAATCTGGCGGCCGGTGCGCTTCGATCGCCATCAGCGCCCGCAGCATGGCCGCGGCGCGGCCGGGGAGCGCCGCGAGCGCTTCCACAACCGACCGCAAGGACAGCGCCCCGACGGACGGTTCCAAGGGGAGCGGCCGCAGGGCGAGCGGCCGCAAGGCGAACGCCCCCAGGGCGAGCGGCCCCAAGGCGAGCGGCAAGGCGAACGTCAGCAGGCGGAGCGGGGCCCGGGCGATCGGCTCCAGGCGGAGCGCCCGGCCGGCGCGCGCCGGGGCCTCGCCGCCGCGGCTGCCTCCGACATCGCGGCGCGGCCCGAGGAGCGCCGCGACGACGAGCGCGGGCGGCGCTTCGACCGTCAACGCGATCGGCAGGGCGCCGAGCGGCGCGACGGCGGAGCCGGGCGCGAGGAGAAGCGCCCCCCCGAGACACGCAACGGCAAGCAGGGTGGCCGCCCGGACTGGAACCGGGACGACCGCGGCCCGCGTCGCGATCGCGAGCGCGACCAGGACCGCGCCCCGCGTAACTGGTCGACCGAGCCGCGCCCCTCGCGCGAGAACCGCCAGCCCGATCCGAACTCGCCCTTCGCCAAGCTGCTCGCCCTGAAGGAGCAGATGCAGAAGTCGGGCAAGGAATCCTGA
- a CDS encoding RNA-binding S4 domain-containing protein — MPPVEATPRLRLDKWLWHARVTRTRTLAAKLVAEGHVRVNGVRTDQPAKPVKAGDVLTIALERTVRVYRVRELGDRRGPASEAQALYEDLSPEPPPHHPPAGRGLVPAGQDDED, encoded by the coding sequence ATGCCCCCGGTCGAGGCGACGCCGCGTCTTCGCCTCGACAAATGGCTCTGGCATGCCCGGGTGACTAGGACCCGCACGCTGGCGGCCAAGCTGGTGGCCGAGGGCCATGTCCGCGTCAACGGCGTCCGGACGGACCAGCCGGCCAAGCCAGTCAAGGCCGGCGACGTGCTCACCATCGCGCTGGAGCGCACGGTGCGCGTCTATCGCGTGCGTGAGCTCGGCGACCGGCGCGGCCCGGCGAGCGAGGCGCAGGCCCTCTACGAAGACCTGTCGCCGGAGCCGCCGCCGCACCATCCGCCGGCAGGCCGCGGGCTCGTGCCGGCGGGCCAGGACGACGAGGACTGA